The window GtggatttttttatgttttttgtggAGGGGACGGTGCATAATTTCACTTGAAATGGAGAAAAAGCTGAATTGTCAGTTTTGAGTCAACAACATCAACGCTGGTCCTGAGGAATCAGCCCACGTTTCCATTTCCCCGCGTTGTGTCGATCTTCTGGTACCTTGGATTTCCTGTAAAGAGGCCCGTCTCCGAAACCGGCTTCGGGGGCCCGATCCGGTAGCACCGGTGATGAATGCACAGCAGAGGAAGTCTCAGGATCAACAAAACCAAAGGAAATGAGCATTATTTGCATTCCACATGTTTTCGGTGTTGAAGGagcatgaacaacaacaacaaaacgtacAGTTTATCTAATATAACCTGAACTGTCACAGTTAAACGTGTGGAGTGTAGATGTCAAATATCACGAGGTCATTATTCACAGAGGAAAGCCCAACAAATAGTTTTGTGAATCACAAATCATCAACGGTGGAAAGAAAATGAGACGCAAAGTCCGATACTCGCCACAGAGGAAAGCTTCATTTAAATCATGTTTCCTTCACGCGCGCGTTAAACTAACTGAAAGAGGAAGGTCGTGAAAAACAGGCGGCCTTAaaacaccttctttttttttaaacatagaaTGAAAAGTATTTTCAAATCAAGAAACCAGACACTGAGCCACTTAATTTTGGGTTGCTActaagaaaaaagacaacaaacaaaatgaacgTCCAGACCTCACATTagacgacacacacatgcacacacacacacagatgttggAGAAGCCGCCGTGCGAGGCCGTGAACCGAGGTCGGTGCCTTGCtaaaggacacttcaacatgctgTGAGGAGACGACCGTGAGACCGGCTCTACCGCCTGAGctgctgtgacacacacacacacacgcgcacacacacacacccacacacacacaggcacacacacacaccagtttgaCGTACAGTGTGACTGCTCAATGAGCTTTATAAAGATGAATATCATATTGGAAGACACGTTTTTTTCATGCATTTTTTCCCTAGGCATTGTGGGTATTCACTAAAAcatccctcagtgtgtgtgttcctaatgaacagtgtgtgtgttcctaaagaacagtgtgtgtgtgtgtgtgtgtgtgtggctacatGGCTACAGTACTTTGATTAATACTAAAACATGTGTTCATATATTTTGACAGCTCCGTGTTCTTCGTGCAGCGAGCGTTTTGTTCCAGACGTGCACCTTTGGAAAAACAGACATATTGTTATGTGTTCCTCCTCGGGATGACAACAATAACTCTGCTTCttgtcgtcgttgttgttgttgttgttgttgtgaggtcTTCACACTCAGGGAGGGACTGAAAGTGTAATCCGAGTCCTTTGAGACCTTCTGGCTCATTATGGGATGCATATTGGGTCCTCTGAGCGATTTGGCCTCccgttgccacacacacacaccggctcagtgtgtgtgtcgctgaCGGAGGAGGGCCGCCCGTGTCGAGGAGGGGTGCaggtgtgggcggggcttcagatgGCGTCCCCCCCTCCTTCACTCCCCTTTCAGGTACCCGTCGCCGTCGCTCCCACCTGCCGCTGCATCCGCCGTCCAGCCGTCCTCGGGCCCGGCGTGGAACCGGAGCCGCAGCGTCCGGCGGATCACCAGGCGCTCCGCGAGGAAGGAGGCGCAGAACCACGGCACGGCGTACTCGGCCGTGATCAGCCCCATGAAGTTGTAGCGGAACTGGGAGTAGTCCCAGGGGCAGGCGTCGAACTGGCGCAGCAGCAGCCCCGTGGAGAACTCCCACAGGTACGTCCACGCCGTGTAGATGAGGCAGCGCGGGAGCACGCGGCAGCGGCCGCGCAGGCGCAGGTACATCTGCTCCACGGCCAGGATGCACGTGCCGTAGAGGAACAGCGCCCACACGCTGGTCACGCCGGGGAACTTCCAGTTGCAGCTGACGGCGAACTCCCAGGCGGCCGTGAACATGACCTCGCAGAAGTAGCCGTGGATGGCGTAGAGGTACCAGCGGGACAGCGTCGTCAGGGGCACGGGGGGGGGCCGCGGGGGCTCCGCGGTGGTCGCCATGGCGGCCTTCCTCTCGCTTTTCACGCAGGACGGATTCAGGCTCGGATGGATCCGGTCTGAGGAGGAAAGGAGTGGAAAGAAGAGGTGGAGGTCAGACCGCCATTTTATTACTTTAGGCCGAGTATTTATCCTCcaatacacatttaaagtgttttaaggtgtgttttaatgtgtttttaaggTGTTTTTAAGGTTTGTTTGAAGGTGTTTTTAAAGTtagttttaatgtgtttttaagctttgtttgaatgtgttttaaggtTAGTTTGAAGGTGTTTTTAAggtttgttttaatgtgtttttaaggttagttttaatgtgttttaaggttagttttaatgtgttttaaggTTAGTTTGAAGGTGTTTTTAAGGTTTGTTTGAAGGTGTGTTTAAAGTTTGTTTGAAGGTGTTTTAaggtgtgttttaatgtgtgttttaatgtgtttttaagcTTTGTTTGAAGGTGTTTTTAAggtttgttttaatgtgtttttaagcTTTGTTTGAAAGTGTTTAAGGTTTGTTTGAAGGTGTTTTAAGGTGcgttttaatgtgtgtttaatgtgtttttaagctttgttttaatgtgtttttaaggTAAGTGGCATTTTAAGTGGCGGAGTTCCCCGTGTGAGGGAACGATGCAGCCGGTCATTTTGGGTTTTAGTTCAATTAAACGTTCTGTCTTTGGGGCCCTCGGTCATCCATTGTTTCCATTGTTGCCGACAGTTCGTGGTTCAATCAgaagatttttgttgttgttttgcttcaTTCAGTCTGAGAACACAAGAGGCCTTCAGGGTCATcctgatattttatgctcatttggacaccatcagtcagtgcgtttacatgcaatcgaattattggcttagtcggactgaaatcgaattatccgtttcatgtaaacaccttagtcggactatgtgcggtctgacttcggtccgattaacacccctggatagctcggtccgatccagttgataattcgactctcgcggcatgtaacggtgaattcgattcggaactggactttgcgtctttgcgcatgcttgagatcccgccgccctcctccctcccatgtcgtgacccggaagtcgaaagagacgataaattaaattctctgtGTACCTttggcgacggcgtcttctctccgttatcaactcagccaatagcgccatttgcattcgctgtactcctattaacaccatgaaagaatagtagagggatgtagctttgcctcgctctctgttcgccatctttctcgaaatgttgttgttggtggtggtgaagaggtcaagcggaaatggctgtatcaccacgagttgtaatgaaaacagcgccgcctatcgtatcggatatgacatgctttcaaaggccaatgattcgaattactcactgccatgtatattgggataacagcagatcccccaaaagatagcatagtccgactaaagcaagattcgaattataccatcatgtaaactcACTGACTGAGATAATGATGAAccgtgtcaaatataccatacaatggaaaaaacagacaataataatatatgttaatgcaaagaatagagagacgTCGatggttatttcttgtatttcgaatttGCTTGTTCACAAGAGACAGCTTCCAAGTGAAGCCCCCTAAAATCGTCCCTGCTCGGCCCTGAACGTTACATAACAGTACTGGATGTaaacttcttctcttttttctttaaaacagCCGACGGTGCGCGTTGACACGAGGAGCGACCTCGAACTCATTTCACATCGTCGAAAAATCTTCAGGACGACGACTTTAAAAAGGCTCCAGAAAAGTTCATCTCGGGTCACGAGAGGCAATAAAAACACTTTGATTGGCAGGCGGGGGATGAAATTAGAgctcggggggaggggggggggggcactcgaTGCTATTTACTGACCGACTTATGTAAAGTATATAACTTTATCATCTGACCGCCTACCTCATGTGCTCTTTTTCCAAATCCTCACTCGGGCTTTTGGTGTCAGATGTCAGGAGGCCCAcggcaataaataaaaaataaaaaaagtaaaacactgAAGTCAAATGGGATCGTAgcgaggaggtcaaaggtcgaggaGGTAAAACACGAgctcagagagaggggaggactACAGAAGGcctgtttgaagaacaaaagcattttttttttttaaagagtattTTGGTCCTCAAAAGGGTGGCCGGGTTCCAGAGTGAGTCCACGGGGGATCAGCACACCTCCCCCAGAACCAGGGTTTTGGTGCGAGGTACCGGGCCAGCGGACCTCCTTCAACTCCTCATCccatctctcactcctctcccaTCCAACCAGAAGTGATTCACGAAAGCTTTggagcataaagactggatgCAATAAAGATGAGctgaaaataatatttaaaaaatgtaaagatttcaataaatattattaaaaggAGATTTGAGGAgaggtcaaataaaaaaagtcaactTGTAATTGTAGAAATAgttgaaaaaaagtgtttttttcttctctaaaCAACTAAAAAGTGACTTTCTGGTGAAAGAGTGTTGGCGCGAACATCCGTGACTACATCACATTTATCTGACATGTTATATTCACACGCCGGAGACGCAGCTCCAGGGAACAGCTGAGGAgacgtgtcttgctcaaggacacatcgactagggcggggattgaacctctaACCTCAGGCGCCCCTGACCCATAACGTGTGTTCGGCGTCTTGCTTCTGGCCCGCGTGTCGGGTTCCATTCCACTGGAACTCGTTTCGACTTCTCGCTCGGATTACTTCACAAATCTCCGGCGTCGTTTTACGGGGCGTCGGGCGGATTGGTTGACCTCGTGAAACCGGAGGATCGCCGACGAAAACAGAGAATTTATACTGCGGTGAAACGACACTTGAAACCTCGGGTCACGTCTCCAGGCGAGGAGACGAGAACCGGGGTTTGAAACGTGACCTTAAAGCACGAAACTACAGTTTCATTCATCCTGAAGCTTTTAtacggtgatgtcatcacatgttgacatgtggggttacattgattgatttatttggaCGGTTCAAATGTTTACCAGGGACGAGATGcaacaaaagtgtgtgtgtgtgtctgtgtgcctgcatcattgtgtgtgtgtctctgtgcgtccatgtgtgtgcgtggtgtccgtgtgtctctgtgtgtgtgtgtgtccctgtgtgtgtatccgtgtgtctgtgtgtgtgtgtttgtgtgcgtccatgtgtgtgtgtgtgtttgtgtgtccatgtgtgtgtgtgtctctgtgcgtgtgtccgtgtgtttgcgtgtccatgtgtgtgtgtgtccctgtgtgtgtatccgtgtgtgtgtgtgtgtgtccatgtcgaTTGACTTGTTGCCTCAGCAGGGGCGCACCGCTCACCCACTGGGTGCTAtttgactgttgttgttgttgttgtctttctcATCGGCCGGTGTATCGATCCCGCCATCGCTCGCTGCGTAGACCCACAGAGAGCTAAAGACACACCGGTATGGCAGTCAACCAAGGTCgagataaaacaacaacaacaacaacacggaggGGCCTCTCCTGAGCCGACAGCTGTGAGCTCGGACTCCTCGATGAAAGAGGAAACCCGACCTCGCATACCGCCATAATCCCTCGTCCGCGTGCCGCCGCCCTCTGGCGACGATCCCTCGGGAAGGTCACCTCACGCTGGAGGGTGGCGGGCGGGGGCCAGAGCGGTTCACGAGGCCGGTTACCACGGCGACGTGATGCTGGACAGCAGAAACACTGCAGGTTCTCAGGGTGTCTGACAAGTGGCTCCACAGACGACTCAATGTTTGAGTTGTCAAGTAGAAATATTCCATATTTTAAGGTTTACTGCTTCCAAAAAATAAGAGGATTTACTGTTTTTCTCTATTTTCTCTTGCTATATAATGTTGATAAATGttttgaaaaagaaacaaactgtTAATTATaaatttagaaataaaaaaaacgaaCAAACCCGTGCAGCACAACTCACTTTTCTGAaagatccctcctcctcctcctcctccgctcattGCGGTGTAAAGACCCTAAAACATGGCGGCTGAGCCCTCCGTCCTGACCGCCATGGTGTGGGTCAGGTGGGCGCAGCTGCAGAGCGAGAGggaggtgtgcgtgtgcacgtcgATGTGTGTTCACACAAAGAAGCTTCAGATCAATACGTGAACATGAATAATTGATGCTCGCTGCTTCCTCTGACGAAAACACCGGCTTTTATCAAAGTGACATATTTTAGCGTGCTGTTTTTGTGTGGACCTAAATAATAAAAgtaacttttaaaaatgtttagaaaaaaataaaaattggttAATTCAAGACCAATATATTTAATCAGAATAAATAATTTACTATTagatatttaaattgttttagaGAATTTGAGATGAGAGATTAAGgataaatatcaaaataaaaatatttatataaataaataaatatacgtatatatatatatatgtatataaataaatatataaatatgtatgtatataaataaatatatatataaatatgtgtgtatataaataaataaatatatatatatataaacagtccTCTCTGGTGGAACAATGTAATGTCAGCATGAATCCAAACCCTAGAAATATGGTTTGATGTTAATTTCTTTGCCTCAGACATATCTTTTTCATTTCCATACTGCAATATCATGAATGCAATGTCAGAAAAGTGACCTATATCAGTGGCTACATATCTTTGAacattctcactcacacacacacacaggaacatttGTATTTCCTCTCCCCGATGATCTTGTATCCCTGTAACCTGATCGGCTCCCATCATGGTCTCTTATCATAAGAAGAGCAGCTGGAAACCCTGCATGAGTGCTTTAACACCACAACAAGGTGACAACAACCTGAGGTGAGGTGgataatattgttttttctCCTGTCATGGGATCATTTGTGGGATTCCCTGCTGTGAAGGCCGGTGCTCGAGGTATTAATAGGTCCATAATATTAATGTGTACAACTgatatctaaaataaaataatatcttGTTGACCGAATAGTGTCATTCAATCCATCATCCaatggagaccccccccccccccccccaaacaatgTGTTGGGGGCGGGAGGGCCAAATCccaaaattattattttcttaatactgactgttaaaaaaacaaaaacacccaaTAAGGCCGATTCTCTACAATAATTCACAACATGTTTACAGTCGGGGAGGACAgctcattaaataataataatatggcaATAAATTAAGATCAGTGCATATGATGCAACAGTGCTGTACCCAGCCTATCCAAAGCGCTGGGCCTCCTCTGGTATTTGACGCAGGGGACCTGGAAGCACGGTTATCCCTTACCAagcatatttttaatatatgcaggcacacacacacccacgcacacgcTCCTCGGTTCATGTGTATGAGTTTACATCACCGCTCTTGTCCCAATTTTATAAGAACAAATAAAATCTGCCAAATGAAGAGGAATGCATGTTGTGTTCCAACTCTGCACGTGCAGCTATTTACTTTACTTCATTACAGGGAATGTAATGtaattcaacaacaacaacaacaacctgcagACACTGTAAGGCTTTAAGGATAACCCGCTGCTCATATGCAggacaccagcacacacacgtGATCACTCAGCAGCTCACCGACACACCgggacgtctctctctctcctcggtgCAGGTTCTTCATCATGTCATGTTTACCTTCAGATGGAGCTCCGCGGCGTCTTCCTCGGCGATGCAGGCCGGCGGATCAGACGCATCGACCCGGGGAAATGTTCCTGGACGTCGCGGTGTCGGTGTGCGGCTCCTCTGCTGAGCAccggcgtctcctcctcctcctcctcctccccctccgcggGGTTCCTGCTGTCCGGTGGAAATTGACACATTTTTTACTtgactgcagcagcagctcgcgCGCAGACACGCTTCTTGCATCTGCGCGCGCACCCTTTCCCCTTATGTGGATGCGCAGGGTGTAAAACAGGATTAAATTAATATTGTAAGCACGGCGGAACCTATTTAATATTCAACATGAAATATTAGGACATTTATGAAGTTAAAGTTGAGGAAAAACAGTCCAAAAATAAATGTACCCAGAAGCCCCTCTAAAGCTCACACACTGCTAGCTTTCactttatattaaataaacgACATCATATGTATGTATTCTCATCTAACCCATAAATTATATGATGGACTCATTATTTACTGTTTGTACTCTTCTGCCGTTTCCCCAAACGACCTCTGATGAAGGGATCCTGTTGACGCTCGCTGGGCCTCCGGAGGGGATGAATACTTCAAGGGTCTAAAGCAGAAGTGTGAATCCTCACACGTATCCAGTGACACACGCGAGGAGACACCTGCGCCCAAAATAATCTCGCTTTAATTCATAAAACTTTCTCGGAAGGAGCCAGGAGTGAAAACGAAAATATCATGAGatattacatacatatatataaacacagtatatatatgtgtgtgtatatatatagacatatatatacacacatatatgtgtgtatatatacacatatatgtgtagatatatatacacacatatatatatattagggctgtcagcgttaacgcgttaatctatgcgattaatttggccgcgttaacgcactaaaatattttaacgcaattaacgcaactttgtttacttccggtgttcgttgaagtttttacactcaaaccgagtgtcaaaccgcggcagtgcggtttaacactgtttccgtttttaaaacaattatttctccgtgaaaataaggagcataaatcagtttaactcgtggttgaatcagtcgggtttcctcctgctccttcctcccgtctccccctctgatacacagaggaacggaggggcgacgtgtcgggtgacgcggcgcggaaagaactcgtcacacgaaaccttcaacgtgattggtcaatccgtttgtctgtcaacattttggggaaaaaacaaccaatgaacactcagtaaatcacaaaggacctcccaccacacaggtaaggctcattagcagcctgtcagtcagagagcagagaacacggcaccagtacaatgagcctcattgaacagagctgagattgttctggaatgtttgatgtagaacacgtgggggtgtggcACatcaaaacgcctttaaaaggtgaatttacatttttttgtaaaatgtataaaatgcccccagcctccagagggttaacgtgacacatttgaatgtcagtcagtcaccaaggcctctggttctgctgctgttcagtgttaaagatgacaggaccaatggggtctcaatatacttctttttttttactaatctgatgtttcactgaagaaacaatttatcatccacaatattaaatacctcgctggcactttataggtaggagcctctttgaaaacacagctctgtgtgaagtttggtctttaaaaagaatgaacttttaactttaacttttaattgcgattaatgaatttcaaaatgtgcgattaattagttaaaaaaaattaatcgaTTGAccgccctaatatatatacacacacatatatatacataatccaGAAGAGTGCAGAAACTCTACTCTGACATGAAGTAGTGTTGGAGATGTAAACATAggttgtttacatttatgtttaGATGATTCCTAATAATTACAACAGAGATCATCAGGAACAAACCCACCGTGGAGGAATCCCCCCTCCACAAGTAACAATCATGCATTTAAAATATCACTAGAGTAAAAGTATTAGCATTTTACtgaaaatactcaagtaaagtacaagtacctcaaaaaTGATTACTTTCCACCACTTTACTGGTGCAAGATGACAGTAACGAGGGGACCGCCCATTCCGATGCTGCGAGTCCATTGGGTGGAAGGATTCAACCTGCTGATGTATTATAATATGAAACTCATAAATCGACCCTGATTGACCGTCCATCGCTTCCAGCTTTAAATGCGTTCGAGGTGGACACTAAACAAAGTTTACAGAGGAGGGATAAGTGGGCTGGAACTGAAAACAGCAGCAGAGGACTTTTATCGATGGTTAAGGACTAGTTGATAATATAAATAGTTTTTCCAGCGCTCAAACAATCCTAAGAACAACAATATGAACTGAACTCCAATAGTAGACAAAGCCTGGACTACAAAGCAGTCAGACGCAGAGTCTTTGCATTCAATTTGACAGTTTGTGAATttgagagaacagagagaaaccACCAAATTGTGTGcaggaaaaaaaattatatatataaaaatataattataatttaaataaatacatatttatataaataaatatttctcatatatatataaatgtttttatataaatacttatgtatatttttatatatatataaatacttatgtatatatattttaatatctatataaatataattatatttgtatatatataaaaatatttaatagaATATATTTCCTTAAAGTTGTCTTCTGGATGTCATTCATAACATATCTAAAGCGTGTAGATATCTTCTATATTACCTCTTTAATATGCAACATGTGTCATCCGtttcatcttattttccagctgGGTATCTTCTTCCATTTACTGGACCGTTTCATCTCGATTTTTCCCCATGAAGAGCGCTCATTGGTACATTATCAATAAAGTTTTACGACCGTTTGAGTGTGAATGCCCGTCGAGCTCGATGTCTGAATGGAGATGATGCAACAACAAGAACCGTCAGCAGGCGTTTTGTACACTTGTGTATTTTCTCGTGCCGACCTACGACCGATGTTTATATATCAAGACAAACTTCTActgaacataaaataaaaaagatcaaACACATCGACATGAAAGCAGAACACAGATTtttggttttttctttttcttacggTTGCTTTACAAAACATGGCTGTGTTTGTCCATTTAAACGTCTTCAAATTCTGAGAGTTCTTTTGAAAAGGTTCAAAAAACATAAGAAGCAAATTTGGGATGGAATAGTTTGCATATACCCTGTTTGCATACCTGTGTGAGTCAGAAACCACCTCGCTCacctctgtgcacacacacacaaaccaacagAAGAGgggcagaaaaaaaatcaattatctttttttaattacattatcTAAGCATTGATGCATTACTTGTGAAAAAGGTAGAAAAAACAGCACGTCTTTCTCAATAAGTTAAACCTCTCtcgggggggtcgggggggtaaAGCATTCAAATTTATCggaaccccccccctccaaaaaaagacAAGGAGTTAAACTCgctgaaataaaagttttgtCTCCTTGTTGAATTTAattttgttaaaaaacaaacaaaaaaagaaaagatgcaaGTGGCTTATGTTACAGTCCTTCCGCCCTCTGGCCACACggggctccctctctctctccttcagttTTTCATGAAACCATCACGAGTTCCATCGTTTGAtcgacaaacaaaaaaaataagcgGAGTTATAGttggtaaaaaaaattataataacaataacaataattacaACAACGGTAATAACGAGATAAACGTAAAGTAATAACACAGTTCCTGTACAGTCAGGCTCGTCTTCTCGGCGGGCCGAAGCCGTCGACTTTAAACAACTTTAAATCGATCGGTCTTCGGCGGCGTGacgcgagaaaaaaaaagaccaatGGCGTCGTCTCCTCGGCTGTGGTTGGTTGGAAAAGGGGGCGTTTCCATTTCCTGCCGCCCTCTGCTGCGAAGGAGACAGGATTAGGAGCTGAAGGCGATGTCTGAGCTCGTTAAAAATGATGACAAAATATGATATAAACCTTCGTAATATACACAACTAATTACAACCAACTAGCCAACTGGGAAAATAAACCCACCTCAACAAAATCAGATCTAAACCCACAAACAATGTCAATTTAAAGCAAAAAAtttagaataaataataataatccatttaaatcatttagcgctttttaaaaaaggtcctCAAAGacactctacatgttacattcatccACCTACAGGGAGCACTTCAGGGTcacgtgtcttgctcaaggacacattgacacactagggcggggattgaaccgcctgACTGCGAACCTCTGATCCACAGTCGCCCTGAATAAACAAGACGACGGCGACAGGGCCCCAAATGAATGACCTCACCTCACCGGGGTCGGCCCCACGGGGCGCTCAGTCCAGCTCGT of the Pseudoliparis swirei isolate HS2019 ecotype Mariana Trench chromosome 11, NWPU_hadal_v1, whole genome shotgun sequence genome contains:
- the tmem229b gene encoding transmembrane protein 229b; translated protein: MATTAEPPRPPPVPLTTLSRWYLYAIHGYFCEVMFTAAWEFAVSCNWKFPGVTSVWALFLYGTCILAVEQMYLRLRGRCRVLPRCLIYTAWTYLWEFSTGLLLRQFDACPWDYSQFRYNFMGLITAEYAVPWFCASFLAERLVIRRTLRLRFHAGPEDGWTADAAAGGSDGDGYLKGE